One part of the Gemmatimonadaceae bacterium genome encodes these proteins:
- a CDS encoding RNA polymerase sigma factor RpoD/SigA, with the protein MTEVKRRRRRTTPQGIAPSEPERDILDQYLYEVSTYPLLKGQEEIELARKIRAGDQDALQELVKRNLRFVISVAKKYQNRGLPLIDLIGEGNVGLLTAARKFDPDQGVKFISYAVWWIRQAILSSLARQGRTVRVPLNRTADLSRIIKASEILRQKLRREPSPEELSQLTGLSVDVVQSLAALNTGDVRLDAPMDPEGDRALIERFVADEMPDTEEEAMNRFLTDEIELALSTLPPRDAKVLRLYFGLEGGREHTLEEIGSMLGVTRERVRQLRDRALKRLREGDVGRALSSFAA; encoded by the coding sequence ATGACCGAAGTCAAGCGCCGACGCCGACGCACGACCCCCCAGGGGATCGCGCCGAGTGAGCCGGAGCGTGATATCCTGGACCAGTACCTCTATGAGGTCAGCACCTACCCGCTCCTCAAGGGCCAGGAAGAAATCGAACTCGCCCGGAAGATCCGCGCCGGCGACCAGGATGCCCTGCAGGAACTCGTCAAGCGCAACCTCCGCTTTGTCATCTCCGTCGCCAAGAAATACCAGAATCGTGGGCTCCCTCTCATCGACCTGATCGGCGAGGGCAATGTCGGCCTGCTCACCGCGGCGAGAAAGTTCGACCCGGACCAGGGCGTCAAGTTCATCTCCTACGCCGTGTGGTGGATCCGACAGGCCATCCTGTCCTCCCTCGCGCGCCAGGGCCGCACCGTGCGCGTCCCCCTCAATCGCACGGCCGACCTCTCGCGCATCATCAAGGCCTCGGAGATCCTCCGCCAAAAGCTCCGGCGCGAACCCTCTCCCGAGGAGCTCTCCCAGCTCACCGGCCTCTCCGTCGACGTCGTCCAGTCGCTCGCCGCCCTCAACACCGGCGACGTGCGCCTCGATGCGCCCATGGACCCCGAAGGCGATCGCGCCCTCATCGAACGCTTTGTCGCCGATGAGATGCCCGACACCGAAGAGGAAGCCATGAACCGCTTCCTCACCGACGAAATCGAACTCGCCCTCTCCACGCTCCCGCCGCGCGACGCCAAGGTCCTGCGCCTCTACTTCGGCCTCGAAGGCGGGCGCGAACACACGCTCGAAGAAATCGGCTCCATGCTCGGCGTCACCCGCGAACGGGTTCGCCAGCTCCGGGACCGCGCCCTCAAGCGCCTCCGCGAAGGCGACGTCGGGCGCGCGCTGAGCAGCTTCGCGGCCTGA